A part of Neoarius graeffei isolate fNeoGra1 chromosome 22, fNeoGra1.pri, whole genome shotgun sequence genomic DNA contains:
- the mrpl36 gene encoding large ribosomal subunit protein bL36m — protein sequence MAPLFLPSFLGSLTRQLSQVARCASVACLPAAGARRCFSSISAAVVQARGSFQAQHNPFHTLFLGQKQQCVALQPSMGMKTKTSLKKRCKDCFFVRRRGRLYVFCKSHPRHKQRQG from the coding sequence ATGGCACCTCTGTTCCTCCCGTCTTTCCTCGGCTCCCTGACTCGGCAGCTGTCTCAGGTTGCGCGGTGTGCGTCTGTCGCCTGTCTTCCTGCTGCTGGAGCACGTCGGTGCTTTTCCTCCATCAGTGCTGCTGTGGTTCAGGCGAGAGGAAGCTTTCAGGCTCAGCACAATCCATTCCACACACTGTTCCTTGGACAGAAGCAGCAGTGTGTCGCCCTGCAGCCTTCAATGGGCATGAAAACCAAAACATCTCTGAAGAAACGTTGTAAAGACTGCTTTTTTGTCCGTCGCCGTGGGCGACTTTATGTCTTTTGCAAGAGTCACCCGAGGCACAAACAGCGGCAAGGCTGA
- the ndufs6 gene encoding NADH dehydrogenase [ubiquinone] iron-sulfur protein 6, mitochondrial — translation MAAIFPKILSFAKNTRTFLISSRLSAPPIQRYSIPVSSYGEKVTHTGQVFDENDVRRMRFVGRQKEVNQNFAINLVAEEPVSDVEARVVSCDGGGGALGHPKVYINLDKLTKVGTCGYCGRQFQQKHHH, via the exons atggcggccatctttccAAAGATCTTGTCCTTCGCTAAAAATACGAGGACTTTCCTCATAAGTTCAAGACTTTCTGCGCCACCGATTCAGCGATACAGTATACCTGTTTCTAGTTACGGGGAAAAAGTCACTCACACTGGACAG GTTTTTGATGAAAATGACGTACGAAGAATGAGATTCGTAGGGAGACAAAAAGAG GTGAATCAGAATTTTGCGATAAATCTGGTTGCGGAGGAGCCGGTGTCTGATGTCGAAGCTCGAGTGGTGTCCTGTGATGGAGGCGGAGGAGCTCTGGGACATCCCAAAGTTTATATCAATCTG GACAAACTGACCAAAGTGGGAACGTGTGGGTACTGTGGGCGCCAGTTTCAGCAGAAACACCACCACTGA